The following are encoded in a window of Brevibacillus sp. DP1.3A genomic DNA:
- a CDS encoding Lrp/AsnC family transcriptional regulator, with amino-acid sequence MDEVDLRIVQLLEENGRISHEEISKLLHISRPAVHQRVAKLEKNGVIKGYRGIIDWRKLDQRLKVLIFVKARCQDFKEITTKIVNVQVPNVTIIECQRLAGEWCMMLKVRATAPEDITNLIDEMVQYDEILETSTTFILSTIYEDGWKEI; translated from the coding sequence ATGGATGAAGTTGACCTGAGAATTGTTCAATTGCTCGAGGAAAACGGTAGGATATCTCATGAGGAAATCAGCAAGCTACTGCACATCTCGCGACCGGCTGTCCACCAACGGGTTGCCAAGCTCGAAAAGAATGGTGTTATCAAGGGATACCGTGGCATCATTGACTGGAGAAAATTAGACCAAAGGCTGAAGGTATTGATCTTCGTCAAAGCAAGATGTCAGGACTTCAAAGAAATCACAACAAAGATTGTGAACGTTCAGGTACCGAACGTGACCATCATCGAATGCCAGCGGCTCGCGGGAGAGTGGTGTATGATGCTAAAAGTACGTGCGACGGCACCGGAAGATATCACCAATCTGATCGATGAAATGGTCCAGTATGACGAAATACTGGAAACCTCCACGACCTTCATCTTGTCGACGATCTACGAGGATGGCTGGAAAGAAATTTGA
- a CDS encoding tripartite tricarboxylate transporter substrate binding protein has product MKKSNKWTKWTGVLLTTAMALSLAACGGGGQTASSGGASTYPEKPISVIAPSGAGGGLDKTARSLAKVMSATKLVDKTISVENKPGGGQAVGLADFVTQDKKNNYKLLLPSTPIVINNVKKEGNSPHSYNDMTPLAQLTKDYGAIVVAADSPYKDLKSLMDAIKADPTKVTVAGGSAPGSLDHLTFLMPAVKAGIDPKSVKYISYDGGGEAIASLLGGNADVLATDVSGSGEYLKSGKVRILGVSSPERLKGMFKDIPTYKESGYDTELINWRGVFGPKDMTPDAVAYWEQKLKAMTETPEWKAELEANGWDDGYKNGADFKSYLGEQEKMFTEILGLLGMAK; this is encoded by the coding sequence ATGAAAAAATCAAACAAATGGACAAAGTGGACCGGAGTACTCCTCACTACGGCAATGGCACTTAGCCTCGCAGCCTGTGGAGGTGGTGGGCAGACAGCATCCTCTGGAGGAGCTTCTACCTACCCAGAAAAACCTATCTCGGTTATCGCTCCGTCTGGGGCAGGCGGCGGTTTGGATAAAACAGCGCGTTCCCTCGCAAAGGTGATGTCAGCAACGAAGCTGGTAGACAAGACGATCTCCGTTGAAAACAAGCCAGGTGGCGGACAGGCAGTAGGTTTGGCTGATTTCGTGACGCAGGATAAGAAAAACAACTATAAACTCCTGCTTCCTTCTACACCAATCGTCATCAACAATGTGAAAAAAGAAGGAAACAGCCCGCATTCCTACAATGATATGACTCCGTTGGCACAATTGACGAAAGATTACGGCGCGATTGTAGTAGCAGCCGATTCTCCATACAAGGATCTGAAATCGTTAATGGATGCAATCAAAGCTGATCCAACCAAAGTAACGGTTGCAGGCGGTTCTGCTCCTGGCTCGCTTGATCACTTGACCTTTTTGATGCCAGCTGTAAAAGCGGGAATTGATCCGAAATCAGTGAAATACATTTCTTACGATGGCGGCGGAGAAGCGATCGCATCTCTCTTGGGTGGCAATGCTGACGTACTGGCTACAGATGTATCCGGTTCGGGTGAATACTTGAAATCCGGCAAAGTAAGAATCTTGGGTGTTTCTTCCCCTGAGCGCTTGAAAGGTATGTTCAAGGACATCCCGACGTACAAAGAATCCGGTTATGACACGGAGCTGATCAACTGGCGCGGTGTATTTGGACCAAAAGACATGACGCCAGATGCTGTTGCTTACTGGGAGCAAAAATTGAAAGCGATGACAGAGACTCCTGAGTGGAAAGCAGAGCTGGAAGCAAACGGCTGGGACGATGGCTACAAAAACGGTGCAGACTTCAAGAGCTACCTGGGTGAGCAAGAAAAAATGTTCACGGAAATCCTGGGCTTGCTCGGAATGGCGAAATAA
- a CDS encoding tripartite tricarboxylate transporter permease: MGAIDYLLNGFATALQWQNIIFAFVGVLIGTVVGVLPGIGPISGVALLIPVTASLTSGLPPEAAATSAIILLAGVYYGAMYGGSTTSILLNTPGESSSVVTVLDGYPMAKQGRAGVALSIAAIGSFFAGLVSLIGLVFLAEPLSEVALKLSPADEFSLMILGLCALSGLAGKSVTKALMMTVFGLLIATIGLDNVSGVARFTFDMPELYSGLEFLTIAVGVFALGEVFKTILERDVNEGEIAKISRIIPTKEDLKESAGPILRGSLVGFFKGIVPGSGATLASFLAYLLEKKISKTPEKFGKGAIAGVAAPESANNAASGGAMIPLLTLGIPGTGTTAVLMGALIMYNVQPGPLLFEDHPTIAWGLIASMFIGNVMLLILNMPLVKVFAKLIETPPKYLIPMIVAISVFGVYAVRVSVFDLVLLLLCGLVGYFLAKNDFPMAPLVLGLVLGPMIENNLRRALTTSNGDFSIFIEKPVSLVFLIIAVLWITVPLIMKMRGKKVIVNEE; this comes from the coding sequence ATGGGTGCAATTGATTATTTGCTGAACGGATTTGCTACTGCCCTGCAATGGCAAAATATCATCTTTGCGTTTGTCGGCGTCTTGATCGGGACAGTAGTCGGGGTATTGCCAGGGATTGGGCCAATCAGTGGCGTGGCCTTGTTGATTCCAGTGACAGCTTCGTTGACGAGTGGACTGCCGCCAGAAGCAGCGGCGACCAGCGCCATTATTTTGCTGGCAGGGGTTTACTACGGAGCGATGTACGGCGGCTCTACCACTTCGATTTTGTTGAATACACCTGGTGAGTCATCTTCTGTTGTTACCGTACTGGACGGATACCCGATGGCTAAGCAGGGAAGAGCGGGCGTCGCTCTCTCCATCGCTGCGATTGGTTCGTTTTTTGCAGGGCTAGTCTCGCTTATCGGTCTAGTATTTTTGGCAGAGCCACTCTCAGAGGTAGCGCTCAAGCTCAGTCCGGCAGATGAGTTTTCACTGATGATCTTGGGGTTATGTGCACTGAGCGGGTTGGCAGGTAAGTCCGTCACCAAAGCACTGATGATGACGGTTTTTGGCTTATTGATCGCGACGATCGGGCTAGACAATGTATCCGGCGTGGCGCGTTTTACTTTTGATATGCCCGAGCTTTATTCCGGTTTGGAATTTTTGACGATTGCCGTAGGGGTATTTGCGCTTGGGGAAGTGTTCAAGACGATCCTCGAACGTGATGTGAATGAGGGGGAGATCGCCAAAATCTCCCGAATCATACCGACCAAGGAAGACTTGAAGGAAAGTGCTGGACCGATTCTCCGTGGATCACTTGTTGGATTCTTTAAAGGAATCGTTCCTGGTTCCGGTGCTACACTGGCCTCCTTCCTCGCTTATTTGCTGGAAAAGAAAATCAGTAAAACGCCTGAAAAATTCGGCAAAGGGGCAATCGCTGGGGTAGCGGCTCCTGAGTCGGCGAACAACGCAGCATCTGGCGGGGCGATGATCCCACTTCTAACCTTGGGGATTCCAGGTACAGGGACGACAGCGGTATTGATGGGTGCATTGATTATGTACAACGTGCAGCCAGGTCCACTCTTGTTTGAAGATCATCCAACCATCGCTTGGGGCTTGATCGCCAGTATGTTCATCGGAAACGTGATGCTCTTGATCCTCAATATGCCGCTTGTAAAGGTGTTTGCGAAGCTGATTGAGACACCACCTAAATATTTGATCCCGATGATCGTTGCCATTTCCGTGTTTGGTGTATACGCAGTCCGAGTCTCGGTCTTTGATCTAGTCTTGCTGCTCCTCTGTGGACTCGTCGGTTACTTTTTGGCGAAAAACGATTTCCCAATGGCACCACTCGTTCTTGGCTTGGTGTTGGGTCCGATGATTGAAAACAATTTGCGACGCGCGCTGACGACGTCCAATGGTGATTTTTCTATCTTTATTGAAAAGCCAGTATCGTTGGTGTTCCTCATCATTGCGGTTCTCTGGATCACCGTTCCCTTGATCATGAAAATGAGAGGGAAGAAAGTAATCGTGAACGAAGAATAG
- a CDS encoding sensor histidine kinase, protein MVHTPKKARISLLTQMVLLISIVVLISMGIGTALFSFILDDILDRYIGQQAMTVAKLSAMDERIIAAFETDHPSKVIQPIAETIRMETGASYVVIGNKDGIRYSHYDPKQIGLPMGTSNDPVFLENRSVIYRGTGISGPAIKAKTPIVNKKGETIGVSSVGYVMSDVEKKVAEYKERVVSLSLVLLVIGIIGAIIIARRVKRLIFGLEPEEISFLFTEKAAILESIRDATVAVDMQGRVVSMNKRARSLLQEDLTVGKSIASPQLRDIILSVNRNTQEMNYKILLGHEIFITDYSPILSNNEIRGVVFTFRPESEIEQLTEEITKISSFSDNMRAQNHEYLNRLNTIYGLLKLKEYDKAIELITDEVKERQDILAFIMSSVKEPFIAACLLGKINRSKELKVLLEIDQDSYLGDVPDSIDTKVLVTILGNLIDNAMEAALEYKGSDAMVHVSFTDLGGDIIFDIEDNGHGVSKELEPRIFESGVTTKSGENRGLGLAIVKNAIELLEGQISLGKSDLGGARFTVDVPKKWDKASREEAIHHV, encoded by the coding sequence ATGGTTCATACACCCAAAAAAGCCCGCATCAGCCTCTTGACCCAAATGGTTCTGCTCATTTCCATCGTTGTCCTGATCAGCATGGGGATAGGAACTGCCTTATTTTCCTTCATATTAGATGACATTTTGGATCGTTATATTGGACAGCAAGCCATGACGGTCGCCAAGCTATCTGCCATGGACGAGCGCATCATTGCAGCCTTCGAGACCGATCATCCTTCCAAGGTGATACAACCGATAGCCGAAACCATTCGGATGGAAACTGGCGCCAGCTATGTGGTGATTGGAAACAAGGACGGTATTCGGTACTCTCACTACGACCCAAAGCAGATTGGATTACCGATGGGAACCAGCAATGACCCCGTCTTTTTAGAAAACCGCTCGGTCATTTATCGGGGGACAGGCATTTCAGGTCCAGCCATCAAAGCGAAAACACCGATCGTCAACAAGAAAGGCGAAACAATCGGCGTCTCCTCTGTCGGCTATGTCATGAGTGATGTAGAAAAAAAGGTCGCGGAATACAAGGAAAGAGTCGTCTCCTTATCCTTGGTGCTGTTGGTTATCGGAATTATTGGCGCTATTATCATTGCCAGAAGAGTCAAGCGATTGATCTTTGGTCTGGAGCCAGAAGAAATTTCATTTTTGTTTACGGAAAAAGCAGCTATTCTTGAATCGATTCGCGATGCTACGGTAGCAGTCGATATGCAAGGGCGTGTCGTCTCGATGAATAAACGCGCACGTTCCCTCCTCCAAGAGGATTTGACCGTAGGGAAATCGATCGCTAGCCCGCAATTGCGCGACATCATTCTTTCTGTCAATCGAAATACGCAAGAAATGAACTACAAAATTTTGCTGGGGCACGAAATTTTTATAACCGACTACTCTCCTATTTTGAGTAATAATGAAATTAGAGGCGTCGTCTTCACATTTCGTCCAGAGTCTGAAATCGAGCAGCTCACCGAAGAAATTACGAAGATCAGTTCCTTTTCGGACAATATGCGTGCACAAAATCACGAATATTTAAATCGTTTGAACACTATTTACGGTCTACTCAAGCTAAAGGAGTACGACAAAGCAATCGAACTCATCACCGATGAAGTTAAAGAACGGCAGGATATTCTCGCCTTCATTATGAGTTCAGTCAAAGAGCCCTTCATCGCAGCTTGTCTGCTAGGGAAAATCAATCGCTCCAAAGAGCTGAAGGTATTACTCGAAATAGATCAGGACAGCTATTTGGGAGATGTACCTGACAGCATCGATACGAAGGTACTTGTCACCATTCTCGGTAATTTGATCGACAACGCGATGGAAGCTGCACTCGAATACAAAGGCTCTGACGCAATGGTTCACGTATCCTTTACTGATTTAGGTGGCGATATCATTTTTGATATCGAGGACAATGGGCATGGGGTATCAAAAGAATTGGAGCCCCGTATCTTTGAAAGCGGTGTCACTACGAAATCAGGTGAAAATCGAGGACTCGGTTTGGCTATTGTGAAAAACGCCATCGAGCTATTAGAGGGGCAAATCTCACTCGGAAAAAGTGATCTTGGCGGAGCGCGTTTCACCGTCGACGTCCCCAAGAAATGGGACAAAGCAAGTAGAGAGGAGGCAATCCATCATGTCTGA
- a CDS encoding AbrB family transcriptional regulator, protein MLLRILFTLLFGSLGGWLFATIHSPLPWLLGALVTTVICNMLGVKNLWIPRWFRQAGLTVIGITLGLRMTPEIVDTMTGHIGLMLVTTILTILISLMNAWIFYKVCRVDGITAIFSNIPGGLSEMVSVGQMAGGNQQVITIFHSIRAISVVLCTPYLVTFLPTHAAIQTATTEHMLGIGQTVMILVAGVIGALIASRCYIPAPFLLGALLVTALISMNTSLVGESPALPSILVQVAQIFIGVSIGLGFKREDIAKNRRFFLFGLMHSLFLFVMVIALAIGISYVTATDIVTAILATVPGGLAEMSLTALATGADPLLVTAFHLFRVVLVLTLFSFGARAWTNRHSRIKQPKETGA, encoded by the coding sequence ATGCTGCTACGCATTCTGTTTACATTGCTGTTCGGATCACTGGGAGGCTGGCTGTTTGCTACCATCCACAGCCCACTTCCTTGGCTGCTCGGAGCACTAGTCACCACAGTTATCTGTAATATGCTTGGGGTCAAAAATCTTTGGATTCCCCGTTGGTTTCGTCAAGCAGGATTGACAGTGATCGGGATCACCCTTGGTCTGCGAATGACACCTGAAATCGTCGATACGATGACGGGGCACATCGGTTTGATGCTCGTCACCACGATTTTGACCATCTTGATCAGTTTGATGAACGCTTGGATATTTTATAAGGTCTGCCGAGTAGACGGAATAACGGCGATCTTCAGCAATATCCCCGGCGGATTATCAGAAATGGTGTCGGTGGGGCAAATGGCAGGGGGAAATCAGCAAGTCATCACGATTTTCCACTCGATTCGTGCGATTAGCGTCGTGCTTTGCACACCTTATCTTGTGACATTTCTACCTACCCATGCTGCCATACAGACAGCTACTACAGAACACATGCTGGGGATTGGGCAGACGGTCATGATTCTTGTGGCTGGTGTCATTGGAGCGTTGATTGCGTCTCGCTGTTATATACCCGCTCCGTTCTTGCTAGGTGCCTTGCTCGTGACCGCTTTGATTTCGATGAATACATCACTTGTGGGAGAGAGTCCTGCGTTGCCAAGCATCTTGGTCCAAGTGGCGCAAATATTCATCGGGGTCAGCATCGGTCTTGGTTTCAAACGAGAGGACATCGCCAAAAACCGCCGATTCTTTCTGTTCGGCCTGATGCACTCCCTGTTTTTGTTCGTCATGGTGATTGCCCTTGCTATCGGCATTTCTTACGTGACGGCTACTGATATCGTGACGGCGATTCTGGCTACGGTGCCAGGTGGACTCGCCGAAATGAGCTTGACTGCCTTGGCGACAGGAGCCGATCCGCTCTTAGTGACGGCGTTTCATCTGTTTCGTGTGGTCCTCGTACTCACGTTGTTTTCCTTCGGCGCTCGTGCGTGGACGAACCGCCACAGCAGGATCAAACAGCCAAAGGAGACCGGTGCTTGA
- a CDS encoding tripartite tricarboxylate transporter TctB family protein — translation MSKTFDRFASLIFLVLGVAFVVGSQNISASAYGSNVGPNIFPMGLGSLLILLSLRLFYETFKYKQEDEKEKQKLDYKRFLIILVAALFYVLLLEEIGYVISTFLFLLVGFQTMQKGKWLNSVLISGAFSFGVYLLYVEVLDGTLPGLPTWLGL, via the coding sequence GTGAGCAAAACATTTGACCGCTTCGCCAGTCTGATTTTTCTCGTGTTGGGCGTAGCATTTGTGGTCGGAAGCCAAAACATTTCGGCGAGCGCTTACGGTAGCAATGTCGGACCAAACATTTTTCCGATGGGACTCGGAAGTCTGCTGATCCTGCTCAGCCTGCGATTATTTTATGAGACGTTCAAATACAAGCAAGAGGACGAGAAAGAGAAGCAAAAGCTCGATTACAAACGGTTCCTCATCATTCTTGTCGCGGCATTATTCTACGTATTGCTTTTAGAGGAAATCGGCTATGTGATTAGTACCTTCCTTTTCCTTTTAGTTGGATTTCAGACGATGCAGAAAGGGAAATGGCTCAACAGCGTGCTCATTTCCGGTGCGTTTTCATTCGGTGTCTACTTGTTGTACGTAGAAGTTCTCGATGGCACTTTGCCTGGTTTACCAACATGGTTAGGCTTGTAG
- a CDS encoding class I SAM-dependent methyltransferase, with amino-acid sequence MRDDKKIKEEVKQQFGANAEKYVNSQTHATGEDLALLKPWLIPSPDWVFLDVATGGGHLTKAIAPHVGQVFATDLTQPMLAAARNHLKSHTSNVFYVVADAETLPFLSESFDAVGCRIAAHHFPNPEAFVKEVARVLKPGGKFVLIDNIAAEDEKLDRFVNTLEKLRDHSHVRSYSRSEWLAWIEQEGLVESHSRIRKKTFPYATWVRRTTETEEQVEQVTAHITSADEEIHAYFAVGKEGEQVVSIQVDEWMALFEKPE; translated from the coding sequence ATGCGCGATGACAAAAAGATCAAAGAGGAAGTCAAACAGCAGTTCGGTGCGAATGCCGAAAAGTATGTGAACAGCCAGACACATGCTACGGGAGAGGATCTCGCTCTCCTGAAGCCTTGGCTGATTCCTTCGCCTGATTGGGTGTTTCTCGATGTGGCAACGGGCGGCGGTCATCTTACCAAGGCAATCGCTCCACATGTCGGTCAAGTCTTTGCGACTGATTTGACACAGCCGATGCTTGCAGCGGCGCGAAACCATCTGAAATCTCACACTAGCAATGTCTTTTATGTGGTTGCGGATGCGGAAACACTGCCGTTTTTGAGTGAATCCTTTGACGCAGTCGGGTGCAGAATTGCGGCTCATCACTTTCCGAACCCAGAGGCGTTTGTAAAAGAAGTGGCCCGTGTCTTAAAGCCAGGCGGAAAATTCGTGTTGATCGACAATATCGCAGCAGAGGATGAAAAGCTCGATCGATTTGTGAATACGCTGGAAAAACTTCGGGATCACAGCCATGTACGAAGCTACTCACGCTCCGAATGGTTAGCATGGATAGAGCAAGAGGGACTGGTGGAGAGTCATTCGCGCATCCGTAAAAAGACGTTCCCGTATGCCACTTGGGTCAGACGTACGACTGAGACTGAGGAGCAGGTTGAGCAAGTAACCGCGCATATCACAAGTGCCGATGAGGAAATCCACGCCTACTTTGCTGTAGGAAAAGAAGGAGAGCAAGTCGTTTCCATCCAAGTTGATGAGTGGATGGCGTTGTTTGAGAAACCAGAATGA
- a CDS encoding response regulator: protein MSEKPITVMIVEDDEIAARIYEQFTSKLEGFQIIATATTGKQALEMLHVVTPDVLLLDIYLPDMNGIDLLREVRKHFRGIDVVMITAANDVETVREAIRGGAYSYIIKPIMIDKFMSTLEQYANTRRQLQQHTTIDQTAVDKLFTKAAHTPATKAVETVTTLPKGIDKLTLKLIRDKMQETTQSMNADDLAALAGMSHSTVRRYLEFLVSINEVTVETFYGTVGRPERKYRWVPQKTAK, encoded by the coding sequence ATGTCTGAGAAACCCATTACCGTCATGATCGTGGAAGATGACGAAATTGCAGCTAGAATCTATGAACAATTCACAAGTAAACTGGAAGGATTCCAGATTATTGCCACGGCCACGACTGGAAAACAGGCATTGGAGATGCTTCACGTCGTTACGCCGGATGTTCTGCTCTTGGACATTTATTTGCCGGATATGAATGGGATTGACCTGTTGCGTGAAGTTCGGAAGCATTTTCGCGGGATCGATGTCGTCATGATCACGGCCGCAAACGATGTGGAAACCGTGAGAGAAGCGATACGTGGCGGGGCATACAGCTACATCATCAAGCCGATTATGATCGATAAATTCATGTCTACCTTGGAGCAATATGCAAATACGAGACGCCAGTTGCAGCAGCATACAACCATTGATCAAACAGCAGTGGACAAGCTGTTTACAAAAGCTGCACACACTCCTGCTACCAAAGCCGTTGAGACAGTCACCACACTCCCGAAAGGCATCGACAAGCTGACGTTAAAGCTGATCAGGGACAAAATGCAGGAGACCACCCAAAGCATGAATGCCGATGATTTGGCTGCACTGGCTGGCATGAGCCATTCGACTGTGCGCAGATACCTCGAATTTCTCGTCTCTATTAATGAAGTGACTGTTGAGACGTTCTATGGAACCGTCGGGCGTCCGGAACGAAAATACCGCTGGGTACCGCAAAAAACGGCCAAATAA
- a CDS encoding LysR family transcriptional regulator, which translates to MEYRDWYILQTLYQEQNITKTAESLYLSQPALTKRLRQIEKEFGVQIVQRGSRGVHFTPQGEYLAKCADEMLLRLRNIKEHVLNMGDEVNGTLRLGVSNYFARYKLPMILKKFKEAYPNVEYKVMTGWSKDVYKSVYNQDVHVGFVRGSYNWSDQKHLLFEESVYVVSTEPIHIDDLPTLPRIDYETDPMLRALVDNWWTERFSQPPLIGMEVDKADTCSEMVANGLGYAILPRGVLNGKDDLHMIELTTAEGEPIKRSTWMFYHADSMDLQMVKAFVRFMEQGEITFLD; encoded by the coding sequence ATGGAATATCGCGATTGGTACATTCTCCAAACCTTGTACCAGGAACAAAACATCACCAAAACAGCCGAAAGCTTGTATTTGTCCCAGCCTGCTCTGACCAAACGGCTGCGGCAGATTGAAAAAGAGTTTGGCGTACAGATTGTGCAACGGGGGAGTAGAGGCGTTCATTTCACTCCTCAAGGCGAGTATTTGGCCAAATGTGCGGATGAAATGCTCCTCAGACTGCGCAATATCAAGGAGCATGTCTTGAACATGGGAGACGAGGTCAATGGTACGCTCCGGCTGGGGGTTTCCAACTATTTTGCACGGTACAAGCTCCCGATGATCTTGAAAAAGTTCAAGGAAGCCTATCCAAACGTCGAGTACAAGGTGATGACCGGATGGAGCAAAGACGTCTACAAGTCCGTGTATAATCAGGACGTGCACGTAGGCTTCGTCCGGGGAAGCTACAACTGGTCCGACCAAAAGCACTTGCTGTTCGAGGAATCGGTCTATGTCGTTTCCACGGAACCCATTCATATCGACGACCTACCCACCCTGCCGCGAATCGACTATGAGACCGATCCGATGCTGCGGGCGTTAGTGGACAACTGGTGGACCGAACGATTTTCCCAACCACCTCTGATCGGTATGGAGGTCGACAAGGCGGATACATGCAGTGAAATGGTAGCAAACGGTTTGGGGTACGCGATCCTTCCACGAGGCGTGCTGAATGGCAAAGACGATCTGCACATGATTGAGCTAACCACAGCAGAAGGGGAGCCGATCAAGCGAAGTACCTGGATGTTTTATCATGCCGACTCAATGGACTTGCAAATGGTCAAGGCATTTGTACGCTTCATGGAGCAGGGTGAGATAACATTTCTCGATTAA
- a CDS encoding EamA family transporter produces MTGKKDSKLFVVTIALLAVYLFWGGTYLGMKIAIESMPPFIMAGARFFLAGSILFLIGRWKGAELPSAAEWRGAGVVGALLLLGGNGVVAWAQLKVPSAIASLLIATVPLWILVFNWIGGNKKKPTVGVMGGILFGLAGIAVLVVHPESSSNQGIDTIGILALLFASICWAVGSLYSRYAKLPASPVMATSLQMIIGGSLLGIASLFLDDWTKLHISEISLRSWIAFGYLVGFGSIVAYTAYIWLLKNAEPSLVSTYAYVNPIVAVFLGWLIADEQLTSQTLIAAVMIIASVAIITMFREKSPGATQPVARKEKGKLQVHK; encoded by the coding sequence ATGACAGGAAAAAAAGATTCGAAATTATTTGTCGTTACGATTGCGTTGCTAGCGGTCTACCTGTTTTGGGGAGGCACTTATCTCGGAATGAAGATCGCCATTGAGTCGATGCCACCCTTTATTATGGCGGGTGCGCGATTTTTTCTAGCGGGATCGATCCTGTTCCTGATCGGGCGTTGGAAAGGGGCAGAGCTGCCCAGTGCAGCAGAATGGAGAGGGGCCGGAGTTGTTGGGGCGTTGCTGCTTCTCGGAGGTAACGGTGTAGTCGCATGGGCACAGCTCAAGGTACCGTCAGCAATCGCGTCCTTGCTGATCGCTACGGTTCCATTATGGATTCTCGTCTTCAACTGGATCGGTGGCAACAAAAAGAAGCCAACAGTTGGAGTCATGGGAGGAATCCTGTTTGGCTTGGCGGGGATCGCTGTGCTGGTTGTCCATCCCGAGAGCTCAAGCAATCAAGGGATCGATACCATCGGAATCTTGGCGCTCCTGTTTGCCTCGATCTGTTGGGCAGTGGGATCGCTGTATTCGCGCTATGCAAAGCTCCCAGCATCACCTGTGATGGCGACGTCCTTACAAATGATCATTGGAGGAAGTTTGCTGGGGATCGCGTCGCTGTTTCTCGACGATTGGACGAAGCTGCATATATCGGAGATTTCTCTGCGTTCCTGGATTGCCTTTGGCTATTTAGTTGGATTTGGTTCCATTGTCGCCTACACGGCGTACATTTGGCTTTTGAAAAATGCAGAGCCTTCCCTGGTCTCCACGTACGCCTATGTGAACCCGATTGTCGCAGTATTTCTAGGTTGGCTGATCGCTGATGAACAATTGACAAGCCAAACCTTGATTGCTGCTGTCATGATCATCGCATCCGTTGCCATCATCACAATGTTTCGGGAAAAGAGTCCAGGTGCGACACAACCGGTAGCAAGAAAAGAAAAAGGGAAGCTTCAGGTTCATAAATGA
- the qoxA gene encoding cytochrome aa3 quinol oxidase subunit II: MSGGKMLRHIQFWILAVLGTVLLTGCGSEYLVLNPKGPVAETQYNLIIISTILVAVIIVPVIALTAFIVYRYRDTPGNKASYKPEWAHSTTLEVIWWIIPIVIVALLGYFTVRDIYLLKENPNKEVAPMTIQVTALDWKWMFTYPEQNIATVNHLEIPAGVPIRFQVSADAPMNSFWVPELGGQIYAMAGMATELYLQADEPGTFAGFSSNFSGEGFAKMQFNVVAKPKEEFDNWVKEVKGTTPAMTKADYEELRKPGVTDKFTYSAFPEGMFEEIVAKYGHGHDMDYVMEKPPAPAGDKSSNETSQNTQQKTESHNMPGMNHSSMNH; this comes from the coding sequence ATGAGCGGAGGAAAAATGCTGAGGCATATCCAGTTTTGGATCTTGGCAGTGTTGGGCACCGTTCTGCTGACAGGCTGTGGTAGCGAATACCTCGTCTTGAATCCAAAAGGACCTGTAGCAGAAACGCAGTACAATCTCATTATTATTTCCACGATATTGGTCGCTGTCATTATCGTTCCGGTTATTGCGCTTACCGCTTTCATTGTATACCGCTATCGGGATACACCGGGCAATAAAGCAAGTTATAAGCCGGAGTGGGCACACAGTACAACCCTAGAGGTAATTTGGTGGATTATTCCTATCGTTATCGTTGCATTGCTGGGTTACTTTACTGTCCGTGATATTTATTTGTTAAAAGAGAACCCGAATAAAGAAGTTGCTCCTATGACCATTCAGGTTACGGCTTTGGACTGGAAATGGATGTTTACGTATCCAGAACAAAATATCGCAACTGTTAACCATCTGGAGATTCCAGCAGGTGTACCGATTCGCTTCCAGGTATCTGCTGATGCACCGATGAACTCTTTCTGGGTTCCAGAATTGGGTGGACAAATTTATGCGATGGCGGGAATGGCTACCGAGTTGTATCTGCAAGCAGATGAACCAGGTACATTCGCTGGATTTAGCTCCAACTTCTCTGGTGAAGGCTTCGCTAAAATGCAGTTTAATGTAGTGGCAAAACCGAAAGAAGAGTTCGATAACTGGGTCAAAGAAGTAAAAGGTACGACTCCAGCTATGACGAAGGCAGATTATGAAGAACTTCGCAAGCCTGGCGTGACAGATAAGTTTACGTATTCTGCATTCCCAGAAGGTATGTTTGAAGAGATCGTTGCCAAATATGGCCATGGTCACGATATGGACTATGTGATGGAGAAACCTCCTGCGCCTGCAGGTGACAAGTCTTCTAATGAGACTTCGCAAAATACGCAGCAAAAGACTGAATCGCACAACATGCCTGGAATGAATCATTCCAGTATGAACCACTAG